One Salvia miltiorrhiza cultivar Shanhuang (shh) chromosome 6, IMPLAD_Smil_shh, whole genome shotgun sequence genomic window, TCTCCAGGACATCTATATAAGCTGTGGAAAGTTTGATAAACAGAAAACGAATCCTCAAATTAAGCGTATCTATGACCAATCACAAGGTAGAATGCCTGAAGATGAAATGCTGAAGACCAAAATCCTGCCAATGTTCCCACCAGCTTTCCACAAATGGTTTCTAAACACATTTTCAGAACCAGCTATGTGGTTTAGAGCCCGTATTGCCTATGCCCATACTACTGCAGTCTGGTCAATGGTTGGTCATATTGTTGGCCTTGGGGATCGGCATGGCGAAAATATCCTTTTTGATTCTACTACTGGGGATTGTGTGCATGTTGATTTTAGTTGCTTGTTTGATAAAGGCCTGCAGTTAGAGAAGCCAGAGTTGGTGCCTTTTAGACTGACACAGGTAACAGAGAAAATACGAAACAGGTTGAAACTTTGTTATGGGATTTTGTTGCCATAACAAGGTCTAATCGCGCTTATTAGCAATCTTAGCATTGACTGTTTTGAAACCGGTATACCCTTTACTGCTCTGTCCTTTTTGATTCTAACATTCTGTTTTTGACTTGTTTGTTTTGGGGTTTATCAAGAACATGATCGATGGGCTTGGCATAACTGGCTATGAGGGCACCTACCTGAGGGTTTCTGAGATCACACTTTCGATTCTGAGGGCTCACAAGGAGACACTAATGAGCGTTCTGGAAACTTTCATCCACGATCCTCTTGTCGAATGGACCAAATCTCACAAATCTAGTGGAGTAGAAGTACAAAATCCACATGCACAGGTTTGATCCCCTCTCTTCCTTGAGGAGCTCCTGTTTGTCCCTTTTCCTAAATAGATGGCTACTTGGTTACATAATTTTGCCTAATCGAGTCATGGACTTGACCAAACTAGATGATATAGCTGATCTCTTGTTGTTCAACTTTCAGCGAGCCATCAGCAACATAGAAGCACGCCTGCAGGGAGTAGTCGTTGGTGTAGGAGCTGCACCTTCTCTGCCTCTAGCCGTGGAGGGACAAGCACGCCGTCTAATCTCTGAAGCAGTTTCCCTCAAAAACCTTGGAAAGATGTATATATGGTGGATGCCTTGGTTCTGAGATTTGTCTCACCTTATCAATTTGTTTCACTGATTTAATTCCAAGATGCATTTCTCGCATGCTGCAAGAGGTGAAACTCAGTCATTGCTAACCAACTATATTTATCATATCATCACGTGGAACACCGATTAATTTTTTGCAATGTGATGCATCTGCTTACCATAATACAAATTGCATTTTTCTAGGTGGAGGGGCAAATTGAATTCGAGTTGAACCAACGAGGGACTACAATGCAGATGCAAGGTTCGGATTGAAAATTTCTGAATTTATTTGGTGAACATACCAATtcataacatatataaatttttctctttttcctttgtATGCTCTTACCATCATAAGAAATATTTGAAGCTTTTCCCATTGCAGGCAAAGAATTGCCAAAAAATTACAGTGTCACTTGATAAAGGATTTTGTCACAATATATGAAGCAACCAATCCTTGAAAGTTTTTCCTTTGGCAATGAAACATCCAACATTCTTCCTATCAATCCTCAACGGGCATTTCGTCCTCACAATAATTTCTTTCGCCAAATCTCTCACAGGCGATTCCCCTCTTGCAGAGCTGTGCTTTCCACGGCCACAAACCACAAGAACCTCAGCTGGAGTCGCGCAATCCCCTGCAACAAACCTCAGTTTCAGCTCACGGAACCACTGCAGCAGTACCAAATATGTCGTGCTCAGATGCATCCCGTGCAAATCCAGCTTCAACTCCGACTGGCTGCACTCCATCACTTGATCAAGAACAGTCGAGCTCAACAACTCCAGCACCAAACCGGCCTCCTCTGCTTCCAAACCATCCACCAGTTCATCAATCGATAGAGGTACGCTCTTCATATCCTTGAGCAGGAAGATAATGCTGGGGCACGAATTCAGAACCGAATTATAAGTCCTAACCGATAACTCTATCCCCAACCCCCTCATCTTCTTCAGCCATGAAACCATTTCTTGAATCTCACCATGTGCTCCAAATGATGATAGCACCATGTTACAACACACCGTATCCATTTCAAACCCTTCCTTTTCCATCCGAACAATGCTCCTCTTCATATCTTCAAGAAGCCCCTTCCGCCCGTATCCATTGACCAACGATCTCAACTC contains:
- the LOC130989249 gene encoding pentatricopeptide repeat-containing protein At2g17033, which gives rise to MFAGGGLHLAAPPPTSPGFRHYRQSVRCALTKQGQRFLSSLAAAEEPSTAASLLRKFAASSSKHVALTTLSHLLSVSDSHPRLSSLAFPLYTAIEQESWFSWNAKLAADVIAFLYKEGRFKEAEDLFAETVLKLGFKERDLCAFYCNLMDSNAKHKSERGFVDSCGELRRLMARSGAVYTKQRGYSAMAAGFCEMGYPEKAENVVEEMVENGVRVMAFELRSLVNGYGRKGLLEDMKRSIVRMEKEGFEMDTVCCNMVLSSFGAHGEIQEMVSWLKKMRGLGIELSVRTYNSVLNSCPSIIFLLKDMKSVPLSIDELVDGLEAEEAGLVLELLSSTVLDQVMECSQSELKLDLHGMHLSTTYLVLLQWFRELKLRFVAGDCATPAEVLVVCGRGKHSSARGESPVRDLAKEIIVRTKCPLRIDRKNVGCFIAKGKTFKDWLLHIL